Within the Periplaneta americana isolate PAMFEO1 chromosome 6, P.americana_PAMFEO1_priV1, whole genome shotgun sequence genome, the region CCTCTACTGAAATCTGGGAAATTCAAGTGTCGTGAAGTTTTTGTTGGGACACTGGGACAATTGAGTGAAAACTGGGAATGTCCCGGCAAAACTGGGATGTCTGTTCAGACTAACTTAAGAGGaaataggaaaaggaattgtaAAGTAAGATATGACATTTTGGATAACACTGAGCTGACATTATTGTGAATTTCTCCTCCAGGTGTTTTGTCTGCTGGCCAGGGGATGAACACAGCTTTTCCTGAGATCAGTGAGCAAGATTGTTAAGAAGTGAAGAATTTCAAGAGGACATCAGAAGGAGTGAAGGATTTGAAGAGGACATCAGGAGTGAAGAATTTCAAGAGGACATCAGAAGAAGTGAAGGATTTCAAGAGGACATCAGAAGGAGTGAAGGATTTGAAGAGGAATGTCCACAGCTTAAGGTTGGAAAGAATTATAATGCATAGTACTTGTACATTAGAACAgattatatacaggatgaaccgtaagcaatgtaaATAATTCTGGTGGGTGATTCCTTGAGTAAAGagcaaaaaaaagtgaaatagcattgtgctatattttgaatagttttccagagcAACGTGCatttcaggggcgtattttgcgggctaccggtggtagcccaaggaaattacaaaagaaaaagtttataatataacataatgtaataattttgtattattagttttaccatagtaattaaaattaaagtaattgttagatatattttgtgtaataatagggtcagcggtagcccaaactctttaaccagtatacgcccctggtGCATTTTAAGGTACATGAATTATGAGAAATTGCTATGCTGTACAGTACAACCAGCTGGGTATCAGATCTGTAGAATTCAGACATGAAATGTGTAGGAAaggtaactgcagattttttcttTAAGAAATAGTATATATAATGCTCTCAGAAAGGTGCATTCATTGTAATCGCTaaccattcatttgttcattttataCCCTATTTAAGCAAACAATAGATTTTTAATCGCAAGTTTGGAAACAAGAATGAAATATTACGAGACGCGTCCATTATGATTTTATGTTacttacaattattgttaaaaattgaatGCATCGATTACGTGGGTATTCCCAGTTAAATTATCTATAAAACAGTGGGATACGTTCATAACTGTGTTGTGTCTATTATATGCCTACATACGGTAATTTGTTATGGTTTCCCGGTATTGTCAGTTTTCCGTATTCATCGTTTTTATTtcctgttcccccccccccccccaaaaaaaaagatggatcgaggtttcactgtattctaGAGATGGTGAACAATGATGATGCATATTTCAcgttatgaaaactaaattttaaaatgtttagggaaaaataaaaacactatGCTTATTTCACGTTAAAGTAAGGAACaaaattgaaatagtaatattatgaaacaagtgtaTAATAAATGAGTTTCATTTGCTTGTTTTCGTACGACAGTGTTCTAgaagaatattaataaagaaataacatcacatTTGTGAGATACAGTAGATTTCCTCGTATTTGGCAACTGTGGGAGAAAGGCAGTGTGGATAACTGATTTTGTGGGAtgattggaaaatacgtttatagttTATGTGAAGACATAATGTACTGCACAGACATTTATTTCTATGTTGAAATTTAGTTATTTTCATttagatattaaaaaataaagttttgaaatatgtacaatgtttatttttagcacCGAATATGGTAAAGTACATTCAccaattcataattattgtaatacataatagcgtaaaaaatactagATGTTTTCTTAACCGTATGATAATTTGGAATAGCGGGCATGTGATGTGACGAGCAGTGTAGCCAAGGTCGCAACTATGAAGATGAAAtagcgctcgatgatttgaacctctttaacatattTCTGATGTCTacatggccgacttgatgctcgcttcgcttctctgtacatggccttgacaattcatcttgatccctgtgttaaaacTGTAATCAGGAAAGTATGAAATTTCTGCCAGATGGTACTGACTGCCAAGGatcactgaggaatgtgtgtatggtttcttgtacgattatacttagtaatattgtgcttctttctacTAGTATGCGAGTTTATTgcgatatgattcaaaatgacatATTGTTGTGTACCgttgtggacttagaaaaaagagtggaggaacaATATCATTCCGCGAATTTCCGAATGATAGAGAAAGATGCGAAAAATGGCTTTAAGTGATTTCACGTCAAGATTTTGTTCCAAacagcaactccccatcttcagtcgtttgtagtttacatttcaaggaagaagattattctaataatggaaaatttagatGATTAAAACCAAATGCTTTACCAACAATATTTCCTCATTATTCTAGGTATAAAGTGATATCAAAAGACCATGATGAAtgattactaaaactgatctccctccagccaagaaacgcaaatcttttagtaatattggtttttcactatttgatcAAGATGTTCCGgtggctcagcatcagttaatgacatttCTTTTTGCCatttgaaaatgaccataaagtgACGCAAACAAACAGATGCTGTGAACATTGACGAActaaaaagtaatattaatagattgcatgtgaaaattacacgacttaatcaggtgttacaagagaagcaagatgagataacgaaaacaaccgaaaaactccaactaattgaaagagatccgttacataaagaAGTGGAAGATGTAAAGAAAGAGGCtgatgaaggcagtattcatgcaaaatttattctagatcagctgcttaatcatcgaaagagaataccaaacaagcatatattagaaaatttgtgtttggAAATTCAGTCGTTACTGTGTAGATGACCTTTCTTGCAATGCCCACTTTGTGATGAAAATGGCCAAAAACGACCTGtgaatatcattactgtgaaatttgttaggccagTTCTAggtaacattgcagcagctttaactgaaaagcttgttcctttgaagaatgcggcttataatccattgagtcgcaaaatcttgaaactatgattgttgaatgtgcaatatcaagtggaatgtatcagtgcagtgagtgaaattataaaactttgtacaagttattgtaaataattacccaagtgattacttcCAAACATTgcagtttagcctaggggtgctacCCAGCTAATGAAGTACAAAATTAcacctctgtcatcatgttacataaactgaacaggttactgtgtgttatcttccctgcttttaaattcacgcttttataataattaacagaacaagacataataatacttaatattttgttatttattgtttataagtgttattattactgtttaatcatttattttaattcatattgagtatttcttctgtggacaccaatCCTTGGCAGACAGTGCCttgtggtggaattgagaaattaaccAATTTCAGAATAAGATTACTATTGTGAAGGTTGGTAAAGGAGAAGTGAAGTGAGCATCAAGTCGGTCGTGATATATACTATCTAATTTGACATTTTCCTGACTTGTCTAATACCCCTTGGAAACGAGtaagttcaagtggtaaatttaaagatatctgtgggcattgtttgcaaggcccaagtgacagTTTACTGATAATACCTGATCTACTTGAGGGACATAATGGGGTTTTCTGTGTATATTTTCATGTGTGGACAATGTAAAGAGTGAACAATATGGGGTATGTTTGATGCACTGACATATTTGTCCAAGTCTTCCCTTTCGCAGGaatgttttttttggggggggggctaGGCAAACGTGACATTGTTTTGGTACTGCTGGTTATTTGGATGCCGGATATGAGGGATTTTATTGTATGTAGTTTATCAtcgtgtatgaaaaaaaaaaggttgctATGACAGATATTATAGCATtcacaaatcgtttcataatgttaactttatgataCAAGTAATGTGTTCTAAATAGAattcatggtaatattttacggcactaGTACGATAATGTGGTATATTAAGCACGATTTTCAGTAACAATAAAAACTGGTGTAgacagaattttattttcaaacatgtGACTTAATTCTAATTACATATTTGGTGAACACAGCCAATAAGAAAAGTTTACtttacattatacaaatgtaATGAATGATATAAAAAATCTCCTTTTGTTGTACTATGAGCATTTTCTTCAGGCAGCTAGAAATAATTACCtcccaatttaatttttaaagtagtatttGGTAAACTTACatagaagaaatgaaattttcCTGAGTCATATTTAAAGGCAGTTGTGTTACCTACCCTTTTTTTGTTGCATACACGAGCTGCATCTACCTAGGCAGCTTTACAGTGTTGTCACAGCAGATTGAAAGGTTCGATTGCTTTGGATCAAGTTTCTGtagatttaatttattatcataatacacttgtctcttaaactgactgagcaaattgggaattaattgaatagctttcccaaaatatgctatgagATGTTTCatatgagggggggggggggttggatCGGTCGTAATTGAGGTGGGTCCTCAATCGATGACGATGCTACTGATGATCCCCTTCACTCACACCAGCCAGTAGGTCCATGGCTGCCAGCACTTGTCTGTCGAGAAGTGCGAATAGGGTCGGCAATTTTACTATTTTCTTAAGTAGTGGGTGCCAGCCCACCCAATTTCGACACTCGGTGTAGCATGAGATCcattcagggtagccgaggtacagttgtggagtaggatgatgtcgggaataataccaaatTGACTACTTAGAGAAAAGGCAGTGTTGATTTCGAAATTATAAGTTTATTGGCGTGTTCAACTAATAAACCCTTGAggatgtatttccggctgaactTGTAATTTAATAGTTGGTCGTACTTCTATATCAACTCAATGACAGTGCTGAATATGCTCTATTCAATGCTATAAACTCGATCCTCTGTTCTATGCTCTATATTTGAAGCTCCTGTTCGGTTACTATTCTCTTCAATAACATGATTGTGTATCTACAATGCACCTTTCTACAAAAAAAACACCGTCTGTCTAATAATCCCTCTTCTGCTTCCGAATTCCGATTCTCCTATTTCCTGGTAGTGAAGCCGATAGTAATGTCTCACTATTCAATAAGCTGATGCACTTCGGTCCCTCCGCTCTCTCTATCCGAACGGTAATGTAGATGTGTAACCTTGTCGATAATAATGTTCTGTCTGTCGTGTCTTCGCCGAAAGAAAAACTAGTGTGTAGTGCCGTCGACAAGAAAAAGCCTCTCTCCGTGCCTTGTCACCCTTATTTattaaaacctatcctacgctaaaactaattatcctattggctaacaactatGTCATTTAACCGACCTAAAATCTGttttctattggtccaaagtgacctcatatgcTGAACCGAGATCCCTTCTCATTGGTCACGAAATACGTCATCTGTAAATTTAGACTTGAACTTCCCACAACATAATAGTAGTTAGTAGACCTTTCGACAATACCCATCCTTTTGGAAAAACCCCGAGCTTTGCAATTGCTTTCCCACGAGTCTGTCCAACTCCCGGATTCTTCTCCTGAATGTGCCTCTATACGAACCCTGCACAAGGTGGCCGTAAATCTGTCCAATGCTGCTAAATGACTCAGTAAGACGAAACACCTGCGTGGGAAACTAATTCTGACAAAGTTGCTAAAACGTCCCCGCGAATTCATGTAACTAAAATACGGTGATATCAACCTCGCTATtaaatctgtctctctgtctcctaattactgcttcacatatgaaataatttttttctcgaaaagaaaacagaatggagcaaaattgtattaaagttttttgttttaaacaactgaaagaataacctcttgaaattattgatattacttatggttcatcctGTAGATGTAAGAGCACCTATAGTCGACAAGACACCTATAGTTGAcatcaatttttaaaatgaatttgtgtTTGTCTCTAAGGTTGACAGCTATGTCAACTTGAGGTTGTGaacttaatattacattttataactaTTTTAAAGATGCTTGCCACAGAGTGCATGAATATTCTTATTGTTTTCGTCTGCAACTGTTGAAAGCTATAGTTGACAGGAGCTGTCAACCTTAGGTACCCAATGTGTCAGTTTCAGGAGACAATATTGAAGAAGAGCAACCGTTTTTTAGACAAAAGAATTCAACAATATTCACAGCAGTCAACAGATAGAGGACGTCTGTTGGAAAGAAAACTTCCCAGGATAGTAATGGAGTCTGCTCCACAGAGGATTCTCTGGAAGAAAGTAAAGACCCTACAGCTACAACCTCAAACAGAACCACCTATGCTCATGATACCACAACCAGTTGAACCAGAACCACCAATGCCCACAATACCACAACCAGTTGAACCAGAACCACTTGTGCCCATGATACCACTGTCAGTTGAACCAGAACCACCTATGCCCATGATACCACAGCCAGTTGAACCAGAACCACCTATTTCCATGATACCACAAGCAGTTGAACCAGAACCATCTGTGCCCACAACACCACAGCGAGTTGAACTGTTACAACCTCCTTCACTGTCAGAAGACAAAGCATCTGAAATGGCGTCCAGAAGCAAGAGTTTTACGTGTTCACTGTTGAAAAGAACTTTATtttgaagaaagagagagaaatgtcAGAGTCAGAAAGTTCAGATGAAAGTGCAGTTTCTTTGATGAATAGTAATGACTGTGAATGGCGTGAGGAGAATTGTGATGAGATGATGGTGGGAAATCTTGAGCTAGAGAATGTT harbors:
- the LOC138701798 gene encoding cell division protein ZipA-like isoform X1; translated protein: MCQFQETILKKSNRFLDKRIQQYSQQSTDRGRLLERKLPRIVMESAPQRILWKKVKTLQLQPQTEPPMLMIPQPVEPEPPMPTIPQPVEPEPLVPMIPLSVEPEPPMPMIPQPVEPEPPISMIPQAVEPEPSVPTTPQRVELLQPPSLSEDKASEMASRSKSFTCSLLKRTLF